CGCGTTGCTCGCGTGAGCTTCGCTGCGCTCCAGTGGGTGCTTGCCGCAGCCGTCTTCCCCGAGAAACCAGCCCCTTTCAGTCCACCCGAAGCACAGCACCGAAGCCACACCCTCCCCAGCCGATTCGCTCAGTCGCTCCGCTCCCTCGCTCATCCCTCGCACGGCATCGGCTCACCACGAGGGTTCGCCAGCGCGCGCCACCACCCAGAATCTCAGATATCAGAAATATCGGCACGACCGCTCGTCGCACTCCGAATCCGATCACGCAGTTGCGTAGCGTCGGCCTCGGGCACGCGAACCTCGAACTCGACCACTTCCTCGTACTCCGCGTCGAACTCGACGTCTTCGCTCTCCAGAATTCCCCGGACGGTCCCGCTGTCGTCGTATTGGGTCTCGATCCCGAAACGTTCGTGGGGGCGTTCGGTGACGACACCGGCGTCGTCGACGGCCTCCTTGACGGCCTGTGAGTACGAGCGTGCGAGCCCGCCGACACCGAGGTTCGTTCCGCCGTAGTAACGTGTCACGACGGCGACGACGTTCTCGATCTCGCGCTGCTGGAGGACGTTCAGCGCGGGCTTGCCCGAACTCCCCGAGGGCTCGCCGTCGTCGCTGGCGTATTCACGAAGGGGGTCGGCCCGCACCCGGTAGGCGGGAACGTTGTGGGTCGCGTCGGCGTACTCCGATTCGATCGCGTCGACGAACGCTTCAGCGGCCTCCACTGTCGCGGCAGGGGCGACGTGACCGATGAACTCCGAGCCCCGGACTTCGAACCGGATCTGCCCGCGGCCGGCGACGGTGCGGTAGGTGTCGGTCACTCCCGGTCACCCCACACGCGCTTGTCGGGAATCACGACCGTACAGTCCTCGGTGAGTTCGAGCTGGCACGAGAGTCGGGGATACCCGAAGCGATCGGCCAGCCGGTCGTGCCAGTGCTCGGGAGCGGGGTCGTCAGTCTCGAAGCGGACGCCACAGGTCGCACACAGCCCTCGGCCGCCGCAGTTGGCTCGCCGAGCGTAGCGACCGTGGGGCGAGAGACCGCGTTCGAGCAGGACCTCCCGGAGGATCGAGCCGCGAGGCGCGTCGAGCACGTGGGTCTCACCAGTCGCCGCGACGCGGACCTGGAGAGAGACGGCCTCGGTCATTCGAGTTCGATCTTGCGGACGAACGCCATCGCCCGGATCTCGTTGATCAGGTCGCCCGGCAGTTCCTCGGCGGTGATGACGTAGAGCTTGGCCTCGTCGGAAAATTCGGGATCGTCGCTGATGACCTGCCGGATCGTGATCCCGTGGTCGGCGATGGATTGGGTGACCCTGGCGACGATCCCCGAGGCTTCGGCGTCGTCGACCGTCACCGTGAGCACCGTGAGATCCAGCACTGGCGCGAGATCCATCAGGCTCGGGATGGCCGAGATGTTCTGGAAGATCCGCCGCAACTCGGGGTCGTCGAGGATCGCGTCGGTGGTGGCGTCGACGACTCGTCGGTCGACGTCGATCTCGCGGGCGATCCCGGTGTTGGGGATCTCGATCCCGCCCGAGACCACCCGACCCTCGTCGCTGACGGAGAAGCCCCGTTCGAGCAGCAGGCGGATCACCTGCTGCTGGCTCGGGCTGTCGGCGAACTTCTCCATGATTTCGTCGAACATGCCGAAACAGGCGACGGCCAGGGACTTTAGTGGCCCGCCTGGGCGTCGCCCCCAACGCTCATTCGGCCCCCACGCCAACCCTCGCGGCATGGAGTACACGACCCTCGGCAGCACGGGCATGACTGTGAGCAAGATCTGTCTCGGGTGCATGAGCTTCGGCACTGGCGAATCCTGGATGCTCGACGGCCAGGAAGCCGAGGCCCT
The Halapricum salinum genome window above contains:
- a CDS encoding IMPACT family protein, which encodes MTDTYRTVAGRGQIRFEVRGSEFIGHVAPAATVEAAEAFVDAIESEYADATHNVPAYRVRADPLREYASDDGEPSGSSGKPALNVLQQREIENVVAVVTRYYGGTNLGVGGLARSYSQAVKEAVDDAGVVTERPHERFGIETQYDDSGTVRGILESEDVEFDAEYEEVVEFEVRVPEADATQLRDRIRSATSGRADISDI
- a CDS encoding 2Fe-2S iron-sulfur cluster-binding protein; this encodes MTEAVSLQVRVAATGETHVLDAPRGSILREVLLERGLSPHGRYARRANCGGRGLCATCGVRFETDDPAPEHWHDRLADRFGYPRLSCQLELTEDCTVVIPDKRVWGDRE
- a CDS encoding amino acid-binding protein — translated: MFDEIMEKFADSPSQQQVIRLLLERGFSVSDEGRVVSGGIEIPNTGIAREIDVDRRVVDATTDAILDDPELRRIFQNISAIPSLMDLAPVLDLTVLTVTVDDAEASGIVARVTQSIADHGITIRQVISDDPEFSDEAKLYVITAEELPGDLINEIRAMAFVRKIELE